From one Peredibacter starrii genomic stretch:
- a CDS encoding MlaE family ABC transporter permease: protein MNVKAIVENRITDVGQSVMDLIQGLGDFTTFTMKTIFWTFKPPFRFRLLFDQIYFMGNKSVFIIFLTSSFTGAVFAFQIYLGMKAINTDSFIGPIVTIALAKELAPVLSGLVVAGRCGAAMAAQIGSMKVTEQIDALEVMGINSYQYLAVPRILGAMLSMPLLSGIFLLIGYWGSWLIGVKVIQIDETLYTAKISDFMNLSMVAEGLIKATVFGYLIGIIGTYQGFNVQGGAEGVGRGTNMAVVWGMITVLVVDFFLTSFLAKIL, encoded by the coding sequence ATGAACGTTAAAGCAATAGTAGAAAATCGCATTACTGATGTAGGTCAAAGTGTTATGGACCTGATTCAGGGGTTAGGGGATTTTACTACTTTTACCATGAAGACCATTTTTTGGACCTTCAAACCTCCTTTTCGTTTCCGTTTATTGTTTGACCAGATTTATTTCATGGGCAACAAGTCCGTGTTCATTATTTTCCTGACTTCAAGTTTTACCGGCGCGGTTTTCGCGTTCCAGATTTACTTGGGGATGAAGGCGATTAATACAGATTCATTCATTGGCCCGATTGTAACTATCGCGCTCGCAAAAGAACTTGCTCCGGTGCTTTCGGGATTGGTTGTGGCCGGTCGTTGTGGTGCCGCCATGGCAGCACAAATTGGTAGTATGAAAGTGACAGAGCAAATCGACGCTTTGGAAGTAATGGGAATTAACAGCTACCAGTATCTCGCAGTTCCACGCATCCTCGGTGCTATGCTGTCGATGCCACTTCTATCAGGAATTTTCCTTTTGATTGGTTACTGGGGTTCTTGGCTTATTGGTGTAAAAGTCATTCAAATTGATGAAACTCTTTATACTGCTAAAATTTCGGATTTCATGAATCTGAGCATGGTGGCAGAAGGTCTGATTAAAGCGACTGTGTTTGGCTACCTCATTGGTATCATCGGAACCTACCAGGGTTTTAATGTTCAGGGTGGTGCAGAAGGTGTGGGCCGTGGGACCAATATGGCAGTTGTCTGGGGTATGATCACAGTTCTTGTGGTAGACTTCTTCCTCACAAGTTTTCTGGCGAAAATCCTATGA
- a CDS encoding ABC transporter ATP-binding protein, whose translation MSEFSGEYSVEFKGLTKKFGDSTILYNLNFGIHRGKITTILGFSGAGKTTLMKHILGLVDPTEGDVVVLGTAINKLGELDLREFRRNFGMVFQYAALFDFLSSYENVAFPLREFTKMNEEEIRTKVMGLLESVGISPEAAKRLPSELSGGMRKRVGLARGLALDPHIMLYDEPTSGLDPITTHVVYDLMRDTHRRNEHRGFTSIIISHDIHATLKYSDYIVFMEKGRVVEHLDVESFKKSENPVIRRFLEL comes from the coding sequence ATGAGCGAATTCAGCGGCGAATATTCAGTCGAGTTTAAAGGACTCACAAAAAAGTTTGGTGATAGCACCATTTTGTACAATCTGAATTTCGGTATTCATCGTGGCAAAATAACGACTATCTTGGGATTCTCAGGAGCTGGGAAAACTACACTGATGAAACACATCCTGGGTCTGGTTGATCCGACTGAGGGTGATGTTGTAGTACTTGGAACGGCGATTAATAAGTTAGGGGAGCTTGATCTCCGCGAGTTTCGCCGAAACTTCGGCATGGTTTTCCAGTATGCGGCGCTATTCGACTTCCTTTCGTCCTATGAGAATGTGGCGTTTCCTCTGCGCGAGTTTACTAAAATGAACGAAGAAGAAATCAGAACAAAGGTCATGGGCCTTTTAGAATCAGTAGGGATTAGTCCCGAGGCCGCCAAACGACTTCCGTCGGAATTATCCGGAGGGATGAGAAAAAGAGTGGGTCTGGCGAGAGGCCTTGCCTTAGATCCTCACATTATGCTATATGATGAGCCGACTTCGGGTCTTGACCCGATCACAACACACGTTGTGTACGATTTGATGAGAGATACTCATCGTCGTAATGAACATAGAGGCTTTACTTCCATTATTATTTCACATGATATTCATGCCACACTTAAATACTCAGACTATATTGTCTTTATGGAAAAGGGACGCGTAGTTGAGCATTTGGATGTGGAATCATTCAAGAAATCGGAAAATCCGGTCATTCGAAGATTCCTTGAGTTATAA
- a CDS encoding MlaD family protein, translating into MNPLKVGLLTLAAMASVVVMSLKITQNQSGFGKHVTYKTLVKDASGIFEKTPIKVAGINAGKIKSIELAGRDALITFEIQEKVRVTPNAKLKIKSVGLLGDKFIDIDLGAETDKRLEEGSFISTEGGEGFDSLAKDASAVLKDVKEITAGIKEALRDDEGRNVVKQIVENINEVTASLRRITDNNEEKVNKIIDDIEQLSSQLAHETDRYQKDSLMADLSKIGPILDKVDATVSDLRVIVADVKDGKGTVGKLLRDDAVVDQVSQTLSSVNRLVNRINNIEADIGLSTGANTRTGSDTRFDLDIYPAPERFFRLGIVTNDFGPQSEKETDTFTSTNGGPETKTSVRKINKDDFKFNFQIGRRIQRFGLRAGLIESTGGVGVDYFFPDWGIRTGMELFDYQKDAGPNLRLMGEFKIWNVLFARVAGEDLISKDGKQSATISMGLRFSDQDLAALIGIFAR; encoded by the coding sequence TTGAATCCACTGAAAGTAGGACTTCTCACATTGGCGGCAATGGCCAGTGTAGTGGTAATGTCATTAAAAATTACGCAGAACCAATCCGGTTTTGGTAAGCACGTCACATATAAAACTCTCGTAAAAGATGCATCTGGTATTTTTGAAAAGACTCCCATTAAAGTCGCGGGGATTAATGCTGGTAAAATTAAGAGCATTGAACTTGCAGGCCGTGATGCTTTGATCACTTTCGAGATCCAGGAAAAAGTCAGAGTCACTCCAAACGCGAAATTGAAAATTAAAAGCGTGGGACTTCTTGGTGATAAATTCATTGATATCGACCTGGGAGCTGAAACGGACAAGCGTCTTGAAGAAGGTTCTTTCATTTCAACGGAAGGCGGTGAAGGTTTTGACAGTCTGGCCAAAGACGCTTCCGCAGTACTTAAAGATGTAAAAGAAATCACTGCTGGAATTAAAGAGGCCTTAAGAGATGATGAAGGCCGCAACGTGGTCAAGCAAATCGTTGAAAACATCAATGAAGTGACTGCCAGCTTAAGAAGAATTACTGATAATAATGAAGAGAAAGTGAACAAGATCATTGATGATATTGAACAGCTTTCTTCACAACTTGCTCACGAAACTGACCGTTATCAAAAAGATTCTTTGATGGCCGATCTTTCAAAAATCGGACCTATCCTGGATAAAGTAGATGCCACGGTTTCAGATCTTCGAGTTATCGTTGCTGACGTAAAAGATGGTAAGGGTACTGTTGGTAAACTTCTTCGTGATGATGCGGTAGTGGATCAAGTATCACAGACCCTTTCTTCAGTTAACCGTCTTGTGAACCGTATTAACAACATTGAAGCGGACATTGGTCTTTCAACAGGTGCCAACACTCGTACGGGATCTGATACTCGTTTCGATCTTGATATTTACCCGGCACCTGAGCGTTTCTTCCGTCTTGGTATCGTAACCAACGATTTTGGACCTCAGTCGGAAAAAGAAACGGACACCTTCACATCAACGAACGGTGGACCTGAAACAAAAACAAGTGTTCGTAAAATCAACAAAGACGACTTCAAATTCAACTTCCAGATTGGTCGACGCATTCAACGCTTCGGTCTTCGTGCAGGTTTGATCGAGTCGACGGGTGGTGTTGGTGTGGATTACTTCTTCCCGGATTGGGGCATCAGGACGGGGATGGAGTTGTTTGACTACCAGAAAGACGCGGGACCAAATCTTCGTCTAATGGGTGAGTTCAAAATCTGGAACGTGCTATTTGCGCGTGTTGCAGGTGAAGATTTGATTTCTAAAGATGGCAAACAGAGTGCTACGATCTCAATGGGTCTACGCTTTAGTGACCAGGATCTAGCGGCATTAATTGGTATTTTCGCAAGATAA